One region of uncultured Methanolobus sp. genomic DNA includes:
- a CDS encoding presenilin family intramembrane aspartyl protease PSH, which yields MSSEKTVLKDYGPMLVMAGIILVVQITALLLAAPMNANDMQAFEDPDSTANSIYYIGLILVFTGFLLLAIKKNMEWIIQLVILLAVGATMYYVFYALLSLVDISVMTNNIVSGLVAAILTILLYKFPEWYVIDTVGLIIGAGASAIFGISLSILPVIVLLALLAIYDAISVYKTKHMIDLAEGVMDLHLPILFVIPKHLKYSFIEDSLNKEEGKEKEAFFMGLGDAIMPTILVVSANVFLVQKALEQSTTIASIGFISYPAIGAMIGTIIGFMALSILVMKGKPQAGLPFLNSGVILGYLAGVLLSGAPLY from the coding sequence TTGAGTTCTGAAAAGACAGTTCTGAAGGATTATGGCCCGATGCTTGTTATGGCGGGCATCATACTGGTGGTACAGATCACGGCGTTGCTTCTGGCTGCGCCAATGAATGCAAATGACATGCAGGCTTTTGAAGACCCGGACTCGACTGCTAACAGCATCTACTACATAGGTCTCATCCTGGTATTCACCGGTTTTTTGCTGCTGGCCATTAAAAAGAACATGGAATGGATAATACAACTTGTGATACTGCTTGCGGTCGGAGCCACCATGTACTATGTCTTCTATGCATTGCTTTCACTTGTTGACATATCAGTCATGACAAACAACATAGTATCAGGACTTGTAGCTGCCATACTCACAATACTGCTCTACAAATTCCCTGAATGGTATGTTATTGATACAGTAGGACTTATCATCGGAGCGGGAGCCAGTGCCATATTTGGAATATCCCTGTCAATACTGCCAGTAATCGTACTTCTGGCATTGCTTGCAATCTATGATGCAATCTCCGTTTACAAGACAAAACACATGATAGACCTTGCAGAAGGAGTAATGGACCTTCACCTTCCAATCCTCTTTGTGATTCCAAAACACCTGAAATACTCATTCATTGAAGATTCACTCAACAAGGAAGAAGGGAAGGAAAAGGAAGCATTCTTCATGGGTCTTGGTGATGCTATAATGCCAACAATCCTTGTGGTTTCAGCAAACGTATTCCTTGTACAGAAAGCTCTTGAACAGAGCACTACAATTGCATCCATAGGGTTCATATCCTATCCTGCCATCGGTGCAATGATAGGGACTATTATCGGATTTATGGCACTGAGTATTCTGGTAATGAAAGGAAAGCCACAGGCAGGTCTTCCATTCCTCAACAGCGGAGTTATATTAGGATATTTAGCAGGAGTGTTGCTCAGCGGAGCACCACTCTACTAA
- a CDS encoding IS66 family transposase yields MEREEILAVYEAGPEAVIELVTRLLGIIEQQNLIIEQQALQIAQLEERVKHLEEMLDKNSCNSSKPPSTDSYARKKPKVKTQRKKSDRSAGGQNGHPGTTLRMNDEPDELVVHHIDKCIKCGGSLVSVSPDYERRQVFDIPLITIKCIEHRCEIKKCPECSHMNKAVFPDGVTQPTQYGHRVRSFAVYLHTNQLLPYQRVVKLFSDILGCRISPATIVNIERNCYDKLEAFESGVRYLLKQSHAINLDETGLRINASRNWLHVAGTKNLTYYFVHKKRGSQAMDSMGILPGYTGVATHDFWKPYYKYDCQHSLCNAHLLRELTGVAENSDQEWPKLMSDLLVCIKHQVDNGLLDTELIQKFSEDYDHITCYGMNEIPPDPESDVQSKKRGRKKQTAAKNLLDRFMRFKEDILRFMYDPDVSFDNNQAERDIRMTKVQQKISGTFRSEQGARNFCRIRGYVSTVNKKSLSVIDSISEIFNGNPLVYLLQN; encoded by the coding sequence ATGGAACGAGAAGAAATACTTGCGGTTTATGAAGCTGGTCCAGAAGCAGTAATAGAACTTGTAACTCGGTTACTTGGAATCATTGAACAACAAAATCTGATCATCGAACAACAAGCTCTCCAAATTGCACAGCTTGAAGAACGTGTCAAGCATCTGGAAGAAATGCTTGATAAGAATAGTTGCAATAGTAGCAAACCACCTTCCACTGATTCTTATGCACGGAAAAAGCCGAAGGTTAAAACTCAGAGAAAAAAGAGTGATCGATCTGCTGGTGGACAAAATGGTCATCCAGGTACTACACTGAGAATGAATGATGAACCGGATGAACTTGTTGTTCATCATATAGACAAATGCATCAAGTGTGGGGGATCGTTAGTTTCTGTGTCCCCTGATTATGAAAGAAGACAGGTCTTTGACATTCCTCTAATAACCATCAAGTGCATTGAACATCGCTGTGAGATAAAAAAATGTCCTGAATGTTCTCATATGAACAAAGCAGTTTTTCCGGATGGTGTAACTCAGCCAACTCAATATGGTCATCGAGTTAGGTCCTTTGCAGTTTATTTGCACACTAACCAGCTACTTCCCTATCAGCGTGTTGTCAAATTGTTCTCTGATATTTTAGGATGCAGGATCAGTCCTGCTACAATAGTGAACATCGAACGCAATTGCTATGATAAACTTGAAGCATTTGAAAGCGGAGTGAGATATCTCCTGAAGCAATCTCATGCTATCAACCTGGATGAAACAGGTTTAAGAATAAACGCATCCCGTAATTGGCTTCATGTAGCAGGTACTAAGAACCTCACATATTATTTTGTACATAAAAAAAGAGGGTCGCAAGCAATGGACTCCATGGGTATCCTGCCAGGTTATACTGGTGTTGCAACACATGATTTCTGGAAACCGTACTACAAATATGATTGCCAGCATTCATTATGTAATGCACATCTGTTAAGAGAGTTAACCGGAGTTGCTGAAAACAGTGATCAAGAGTGGCCAAAGCTAATGAGTGATCTGTTGGTGTGCATCAAACACCAGGTAGATAATGGTCTTTTAGATACTGAACTAATTCAAAAGTTCAGTGAGGATTATGATCACATTACCTGTTATGGAATGAACGAAATTCCTCCTGATCCGGAATCAGATGTGCAGTCTAAAAAACGAGGACGTAAGAAGCAAACTGCAGCAAAGAACCTGCTGGATCGGTTCATGAGGTTTAAGGAGGATATCTTGCGGTTTATGTACGACCCGGACGTTTCGTTTGATAACAATCAGGCGGAAAGAGATATCAGAATGACGAAGGTACAGCAGAAGATATCAGGTACTTTCCGTAGTGAACAAGGGGCTAGAAATTTCTGCCGCATTAGAGGATACGTTTCTACTGTGAACAAGAAATCTCTATCGGTTATAGACTCGATTAGTGAAATATTCAATGGGAATCCACTTGTTTATTTATTGCAGAATTGA
- a CDS encoding carboxymuconolactone decarboxylase family protein produces MELEKIKELLEKEPEDAVDEILADVEKRYGEIPYITNFMKDMPEIFISRMIYENSVMREFKRMDPKTVELISIAVASALRCEHCLKTHVRIAKRLGVSREEIFDSVLIASSVSTAAVLAEGTRSVDNAFTDEEQSIASSANCSICNINSELPEED; encoded by the coding sequence ATGGAACTTGAAAAAATCAAAGAGCTTCTTGAAAAGGAACCAGAGGATGCTGTTGATGAAATTCTGGCAGATGTCGAGAAAAGATATGGAGAAATCCCCTACATTACTAATTTTATGAAGGATATGCCGGAAATTTTCATATCAAGAATGATCTACGAGAACAGTGTTATGCGTGAATTCAAACGCATGGACCCTAAGACTGTGGAACTTATCAGCATAGCAGTGGCATCAGCACTTCGCTGCGAGCACTGCCTGAAGACTCATGTAAGGATTGCAAAAAGGCTTGGTGTATCAAGAGAGGAGATATTTGATTCAGTCCTTATAGCCAGCAGCGTGTCAACAGCAGCGGTCCTTGCAGAAGGAACCCGTTCTGTAGATAATGCTTTTACTGACGAGGAACAGAGCATCGCCTCATCTGCGAACTGCTCAATATGCAATATCAATTCAGAACTTCCTGAGGAAGACTGA
- a CDS encoding methanogenesis marker 7 protein — protein MAAVLEPYIYEGGIHQHTLITELLEDLGGYLIQKVPAATEVTLVMLIPREDVHLIEELGKKLLGKLERAPLTGTEIAVVSPTLASHHLPHSACDVAEFMRRGGANTNMLGLARGMGRRVSLSDNYERKLINEHDLAVFSFGTFADCIKNKKPKLLEGVTVPKIVAGGPDNIKTEEVVGADLYVGGIGRVAHRLRKPGELSSLDNLLENVVGVVEKMREDLAKDPLAVLPPRVMKEIHEQIPEIFDVFSPAPVTLQLDGLRVKLPYDEFHERVEDLEFDEGVRLSDMAIITKSRMKNYILVKIKRESEVGFTA, from the coding sequence ATGGCAGCAGTTCTTGAACCTTATATCTATGAGGGTGGAATTCACCAGCACACTCTTATTACCGAACTTCTGGAAGATCTTGGCGGATATCTTATCCAGAAAGTCCCGGCAGCCACTGAGGTTACACTTGTGATGCTCATTCCAAGAGAGGATGTCCACCTCATCGAAGAGCTTGGAAAGAAACTTCTCGGTAAGCTGGAACGTGCACCTCTTACCGGTACTGAGATAGCTGTGGTTTCTCCTACTCTTGCATCCCATCACCTTCCGCACTCTGCATGTGATGTTGCGGAATTCATGCGCAGGGGAGGCGCAAACACCAATATGCTCGGTCTTGCAAGGGGTATGGGCAGAAGGGTATCACTTTCTGATAACTACGAGAGGAAGCTCATTAATGAGCATGACCTTGCAGTTTTCTCATTCGGTACTTTTGCAGATTGTATCAAGAACAAGAAACCAAAGCTTCTTGAAGGCGTGACAGTCCCGAAGATTGTTGCAGGAGGGCCAGATAATATCAAGACTGAGGAAGTAGTTGGTGCTGACCTTTATGTTGGCGGTATCGGCAGGGTTGCCCATCGTCTGAGAAAGCCCGGAGAACTTAGTTCTCTTGATAATTTGCTTGAAAATGTAGTGGGAGTTGTGGAAAAGATGCGTGAGGATCTTGCGAAGGACCCGCTTGCAGTGCTCCCTCCCAGAGTTATGAAAGAGATACACGAACAGATACCTGAGATATTCGATGTATTCTCTCCTGCACCTGTGACCCTTCAGCTTGATGGCCTGCGTGTGAAACTTCCATATGATGAGTTCCATGAAAGGGTGGAGGATCTTGAATTTGATGAAGGCGTCAGGCTTTCTGATATGGCAATCATCACAAAATCCCGTATGAAAAATTATATATTGGTCAAAATCAAACGTGAATCTGAGGTAGGATTCACAGCTTAA
- a CDS encoding methanogenesis marker 17 protein, translating into MEPLETFIVESTVPEEGDAYKSIVADIITELVLGGAIGRIKVRVRPEDSLFMMAIILRGSQPTVKVSDMGSVDVTNHLTKEVTISIEQEKYLPELLEQLWAKYGRAGVRQPERKTLILTAGNLDEEVEFLKNLVVADPQKTLQSRLVEMAIRATPEGFRVRYHSMDKHVFVFAATEDILKKEWIQEAQDIATELQEDE; encoded by the coding sequence ATGGAACCTCTTGAGACTTTCATTGTAGAGTCCACGGTACCGGAAGAGGGCGATGCCTACAAGAGCATAGTTGCGGACATAATCACTGAACTTGTACTTGGCGGTGCTATCGGAAGAATAAAAGTGAGAGTAAGACCCGAAGATTCTCTTTTCATGATGGCTATTATCCTTAGGGGGAGTCAACCAACTGTGAAAGTATCTGACATGGGCAGTGTTGATGTTACAAATCATCTTACAAAAGAAGTCACAATTTCAATTGAACAGGAAAAATACCTTCCTGAATTACTTGAACAACTCTGGGCAAAATACGGACGTGCAGGTGTACGCCAGCCTGAAAGGAAGACTCTTATTCTGACTGCAGGGAATCTCGATGAAGAAGTGGAATTCCTGAAAAATCTTGTTGTTGCGGACCCCCAGAAGACTCTTCAGTCCAGACTTGTTGAAATGGCCATCCGCGCAACACCGGAAGGTTTCAGGGTGCGATACCACTCAATGGACAAACATGTTTTTGTTTTTGCGGCAACCGAGGACATTCTCAAGAAAGAGTGGATACAGGAAGCACAGGATATTGCAACGGAACTTCAGGAGGACGAATAA